The Glycine max cultivar Williams 82 chromosome 12, Glycine_max_v4.0, whole genome shotgun sequence genome window below encodes:
- the LOC547460 gene encoding MYB/HD-like transcription factor produces the protein MAKSSSEKNGLKKGPWTPEEDQKLIDYIQKHGHGKWRTLPKNAGLKRCGKSCRLRWANYLRPDIKRGRFSFEEEEAIIQLHSVLGNKWSTIAANLPGRTDNEIKNYWNTHIKKKLLKMGIDPVTHTPRLDVLQLASILNTSLYNLPPQFNYPSLSGIGRSVINPSHMLSLLTTLLSCQNRNYNPDVLNNNQLSDSDTLLQNQPQCSQMQLDSIQAFQPNQPHVSLQENHIAKSNSNPLNMESQVMKTKLENHIIPIATLFSHQNTLPNLWLYNSEGHISDLPTMAQSSSAMQRFSSPKFNSIYNNNLLENQNLCNNNEGAPNFNLSSLLSSTPSSSSPISTLNSSSSATFVNGTTEDERDTYGSNMLLMYNISNGLNDSGLL, from the exons ATGGCAAAGTCTTCTAGTGAGAAGAATGGACTGAAGAAGGGTCCATGGACTCCAGAGGAAGATCAGAAACTCATCGATTACATTCAGAAACATGGACATGGGAAATGGAGAACCCTTCCCAAAAATGCAG GACTAAAAAGATGTGGAAAGAGTTGCCGGCTTCGCTGGGCAAACTACTTGAGGCCCGATATAAAGAGAGGGAGATTCTCattcgaagaagaagaagccatCATTCAGTTACACAGTGTTTTGGGAAACAA GTGGTCTACAATTGCTGCTAACTTGCCAGGAAGAACAGATAATGAGATCAAGAATTATTGGAACACTCACATCAAGAAAAAGCTATTGAAGATGGGGATTGATCCTGTGACTCACACACCTCGCCTTGATGTTCTACAACTTGCCTCCATTCTCAACACATCTTTATACAATTTACCACCCCAATTCAACTACCCTTCTCTTTCTGGAATTGGAAGATCAGTGATAAACCCAAGCCATATGCTAAGTTTGCTCACTACCCTGCTATCATGTCAAAACAGAAATTACAACCCTGATGTATTGAATAATAACCAACTTAGTGACAGTGACACTTTATTGCAAAATCAACCCCAATGTTCCCAAATGCAACTTGATTCTATACAAGCCTTCCAACCAAACCAACCCCATGTCTCACTTCAAGAAAACCATATTGCTAAGTCTAATTCCAATCCATTGAATATGGAATCCCAAGTTATGAAAACTAAATTAGAGAATCACATCATTCCAATTGCTACCCTTTTTAGCCACCAAAACACACTACCAAATTTGTGGCTCTATAATAGTGAAGGTCACATATCTGATCTACCAACAATGGCCCAATCATCATCAGCTATGCAACGTTTCTCTTCTCCCAAGTTCAACTCTATATACAACAATAATCTCTTGGAAAATCAGAATTTGTGTAACAACAACGAGGGGGcgccaaatttcaatttaagttCACTGTTATCGTCCACACCCTCATCTTCTAGCCCAATTAGTACTTTGAATTCATCATCTTCCGCGACATTTGTCAACGGAACCACTGAAGATGAAAGGGACACTTATGGCAGCAACATGTTATTGATGTATAACATTTCAAATGGCTTGAATGACTCTGGACTTTTGTGA